A single window of Archangium gephyra DNA harbors:
- a CDS encoding YcaO-like family protein, translating into MALPTAVPLTSSFLDRLAHGLGVTRVARVTGLDRAGVEVAAAVRPGGYVLQVCNGKGLDFQAASAGALLETAELWGAERVPMERLVWGSMDGLETRGRAVWGAEELGTRGGVVISRLWSREMRYAWCEATELQSGQPVLLPAQGVYCPPTGAPALGPVSVQWTSNGSGAHPERARALLHALLEATERDQLARILPEGWSEEVLLSRLLRPGDLEQGAPRTAALARALGERGFAVYLFDLTPGARTPRAAGLPVGAALLVDREEGPVPLAAGYACGLGRDQALLGALLEAAQSRLTDIHGAREDVAAGDREATLALAAACAEVRPRRAVTSMPDVSGEVSSPEEAVREVLARLGKAGFRRAAAVELETPLPGLHVVRVVVPGLRVSELL; encoded by the coding sequence GTGGCCCTCCCGACCGCTGTTCCGTTGACCTCCTCCTTTCTCGACCGTCTCGCTCATGGACTCGGCGTCACCCGGGTGGCGCGGGTGACGGGGTTGGACCGGGCCGGGGTGGAGGTGGCTGCCGCGGTGCGTCCAGGCGGCTACGTGCTCCAGGTGTGCAACGGCAAGGGCCTGGATTTCCAGGCGGCGTCGGCCGGAGCGCTCCTGGAGACGGCGGAGCTGTGGGGGGCCGAGCGCGTCCCCATGGAGCGGCTCGTCTGGGGCTCCATGGATGGGCTGGAGACTCGGGGCCGCGCCGTCTGGGGCGCCGAGGAGCTGGGCACCCGGGGCGGCGTGGTCATCTCCCGGTTGTGGAGCCGCGAGATGCGTTACGCGTGGTGCGAGGCCACCGAGCTGCAGTCCGGGCAGCCCGTGCTCCTCCCGGCCCAGGGGGTGTACTGCCCGCCCACCGGGGCTCCGGCGCTCGGCCCGGTGAGCGTGCAGTGGACGAGCAACGGCTCGGGCGCGCACCCCGAGCGGGCGCGGGCGCTCCTGCACGCACTGCTGGAGGCCACGGAGCGGGACCAGCTCGCGCGCATCCTCCCGGAAGGGTGGTCCGAGGAGGTCCTCCTCTCGCGCCTGTTGCGCCCGGGAGACCTCGAGCAGGGCGCTCCCCGGACGGCGGCGCTCGCGCGGGCCCTGGGCGAGCGGGGCTTCGCCGTCTACCTCTTCGATCTCACGCCCGGCGCGCGGACGCCCCGTGCCGCGGGCCTGCCCGTGGGGGCCGCGCTGCTCGTGGACCGCGAGGAGGGCCCGGTGCCCCTGGCGGCCGGGTACGCCTGCGGGCTGGGGAGGGACCAGGCCCTGCTCGGCGCCCTGCTGGAGGCGGCCCAGTCCCGGCTGACCGACATCCACGGCGCACGCGAGGACGTGGCCGCGGGAGACCGGGAGGCCACGCTGGCCCTGGCGGCCGCCTGTGCGGAGGTGCGTCCGCGGCGGGCCGTGACGTCCATGCCCGATGTCTCCGGTGAGGTGTCCTCGCCGGAGGAGGCGGTGCGCGAAGTGCTGGCACGGCTCGGGAAGGCGGGCTTCCGCCGGGCCGCCGCCGTCGAGCTGGAGACCCCTCTCCCCGGACTCCACGTGGTGCGCGTGGTGGTGCCGGGTCTGCGTGTGTCGGAGCTGCTGTGA
- a CDS encoding peroxiredoxin, protein MLDVGQAAPDFTGTDCWGRTFSLSALRGRRVVLFFFPKAFTLACTEETRHFRDNHERIQALGAELVGVSVDTVKTQCEFAEKEDIHFSLLGDEGRTISQAYDVLWPVLKVDRRVTYIIGPDGRVESVIRHEVRVYKHLDDVLRYLSEHPLPSAGA, encoded by the coding sequence ATGCTCGACGTGGGACAAGCCGCCCCGGACTTCACCGGCACCGACTGCTGGGGACGCACCTTCTCGCTCTCCGCGCTCAGGGGAAGGCGGGTGGTGCTCTTCTTCTTCCCCAAGGCCTTCACCCTCGCCTGCACGGAGGAGACGCGCCACTTCCGGGACAACCACGAGCGGATTCAAGCACTCGGGGCGGAGCTGGTGGGCGTGTCGGTGGACACGGTGAAGACGCAGTGCGAGTTCGCCGAGAAGGAGGACATCCACTTCTCCCTGCTGGGCGACGAGGGACGCACCATCAGCCAGGCGTATGACGTGCTGTGGCCCGTGCTGAAGGTGGACCGGCGCGTCACCTACATCATCGGCCCGGACGGCCGCGTCGAGTCCGTCATCCGCCACGAGGTGCGCGTCTACAAGCACCTGGACGACGTGCTGCGCTACCTGAGCGAGCACCCGCTACCGTCCGCGGGCGCCTAG
- a CDS encoding SGNH/GDSL hydrolase family protein — translation MSALSLRYVALGDSSAVGVGSRSGGYVEHLFQRLRRTRPGVGLLNLGVSGATSATVLSGQLPKASRSRPHVVSLAVGINDLWRGVEPHQFESNLDQLARGLVATGAPVVLSNLPDMSLAPIARLATHFLPIQLISARIASFNEAVARVVARHGLLGVDLHGPSLQELPGSTDYFSADGFHPSDTGYQRMAEHFWPVLLQAAELGASTERATG, via the coding sequence ATGAGCGCACTCTCCCTGAGATACGTGGCCCTGGGTGACTCCTCCGCCGTCGGAGTGGGCTCGCGCAGTGGTGGCTACGTCGAACACCTCTTCCAACGGCTGCGCCGCACCCGCCCGGGTGTGGGCCTGCTCAACCTGGGCGTCAGCGGCGCCACCAGCGCCACCGTCCTCTCCGGACAGCTCCCCAAGGCCTCCCGCTCCCGCCCCCATGTGGTGAGCCTCGCGGTGGGCATCAACGACCTGTGGCGCGGCGTGGAGCCCCACCAGTTCGAGTCCAACCTCGATCAGCTCGCGCGCGGCCTCGTGGCCACCGGCGCCCCGGTGGTGCTGTCCAACCTGCCGGACATGTCGCTCGCCCCCATCGCGCGGCTGGCGACGCACTTCCTGCCCATCCAGCTCATCTCCGCGCGGATCGCCTCCTTCAATGAGGCCGTGGCCCGTGTGGTGGCCCGGCATGGCCTGCTCGGGGTGGATCTCCACGGCCCCAGCCTCCAGGAGCTGCCCGGCAGCACCGACTACTTCTCGGCCGATGGCTTCCACCCCTCGGACACCGGCTACCAGCGGATGGCCGAGCACTTCTGGCCCGTCCTGCTCCAGGCCGCCGAGCTCGGCGCCAGCACCGAGCGGGCCACGGGCTGA
- a CDS encoding zf-HC2 domain-containing protein, translated as MAACQDNEELLTLFAAGALEPEEEARVRAHLDTCATCRAEAEANQEVLGLAALPPPSVKEQAMVAALPRTTVGAWRRAQVQQAARMRTAGALMAAAAVVLLVLGPVLQRRVATPPTPTPPVEAPANTPEEDAVALEQWALADPLADALDLSEADLEEPESDELLDSELDDFFSDTNPGESL; from the coding sequence ATGGCGGCATGCCAGGACAACGAAGAACTGCTGACCCTCTTCGCCGCGGGAGCGCTGGAGCCCGAGGAGGAGGCACGGGTGCGCGCGCACCTGGACACCTGTGCCACATGCCGCGCGGAGGCGGAGGCGAACCAGGAGGTGCTCGGCCTGGCCGCGCTGCCGCCGCCCTCCGTGAAGGAACAGGCCATGGTGGCGGCGCTGCCCCGGACGACGGTGGGCGCCTGGCGCAGGGCCCAGGTCCAGCAGGCGGCGCGGATGAGGACCGCGGGAGCGCTGATGGCGGCGGCGGCCGTGGTGTTGCTGGTGCTGGGACCGGTGCTGCAGCGCCGGGTGGCCACGCCTCCCACGCCCACCCCTCCGGTGGAAGCGCCCGCCAACACGCCCGAGGAGGACGCCGTCGCGCTGGAGCAGTGGGCGCTGGCGGATCCGCTGGCCGACGCGCTCGACCTGTCCGAGGCGGATCTGGAGGAGCCCGAGTCCGACGAGCTCCTGGACTCCGAGCTGGATGATTTCTTCTCAGACACGAACCCTGGAGAATCGCTGTGA
- a CDS encoding serine/threonine-protein kinase, which translates to MLSPGNVVERYEVERELGGGGMARVYKVRHVALGSVHALKVLDPELVGNAELRARFLDEGRIQARLRHPNILVITDVVVAPGVAGLVMDYLEGESLDKYLANVKQPPSPDEVRDIFRQVLAAMEFAHQHGVIHRDLKPSNIFLEQVHGRRVVRVLDFGIAKVSDKLSDAEGRPVARPGSRMGTPQYMSPEQIRSAEEVTVRSDIFSLGVTLYELATAQPCFQGESDAAIMEKIVRGEFVSPDVVHPGLAPGLRTAILRAMALEPERRFASCGEFAAALVEEAPAPVRAATPLRVPVTRAPVAAPRVREPEPDGNEPTFVPRPAPVQAPAARVVEARPAPVRLAEPKPAAPLEKRAPKLAKKPAPPPSEEAEAEQEEAPPRGKPWRWVLLFALAGLVALFGSALIGMLSGGSAPSAPKGGAPVTRPGGSPGTRSR; encoded by the coding sequence ATGTTGAGCCCGGGGAATGTGGTCGAGCGCTATGAGGTGGAGCGCGAGCTGGGCGGCGGCGGCATGGCGCGCGTCTACAAGGTGCGCCACGTGGCCCTGGGCAGCGTCCATGCGCTCAAGGTGCTGGACCCCGAGCTGGTGGGCAACGCGGAGCTGCGCGCCCGCTTCCTGGACGAGGGCCGCATCCAGGCGCGCCTGCGGCATCCGAACATCCTGGTCATCACGGACGTGGTCGTGGCGCCCGGCGTCGCGGGCCTCGTCATGGACTACCTGGAGGGCGAGTCGCTCGACAAGTACCTGGCCAACGTGAAGCAGCCTCCGAGCCCGGACGAGGTGCGCGACATCTTCCGGCAGGTGCTCGCGGCCATGGAGTTCGCCCACCAGCACGGCGTCATCCACCGGGATCTCAAGCCCTCCAACATCTTCCTGGAGCAGGTGCACGGCCGGCGGGTGGTGCGTGTGCTCGACTTCGGCATCGCCAAGGTGTCCGACAAGCTGTCCGACGCCGAGGGCCGGCCGGTGGCGCGCCCGGGCTCGCGCATGGGCACGCCGCAGTACATGAGCCCGGAGCAGATCCGCTCGGCGGAGGAGGTCACCGTCCGCTCGGACATCTTCTCGCTCGGCGTCACCCTCTACGAGCTGGCCACGGCGCAGCCGTGTTTCCAGGGCGAGAGCGACGCCGCCATCATGGAGAAGATCGTCCGGGGAGAGTTCGTGTCCCCGGACGTGGTGCACCCGGGCCTCGCGCCGGGGCTCCGCACGGCCATCCTCCGGGCGATGGCCCTGGAGCCGGAGCGGCGCTTCGCCTCATGCGGAGAGTTCGCCGCCGCGCTGGTGGAGGAGGCTCCGGCTCCGGTTCGCGCGGCGACACCGCTGCGTGTGCCCGTGACGCGCGCGCCCGTGGCGGCTCCCCGGGTCCGGGAGCCCGAGCCCGATGGGAACGAGCCCACGTTCGTGCCCAGGCCCGCGCCCGTCCAGGCGCCCGCTGCCCGTGTCGTGGAGGCCCGTCCAGCCCCCGTCCGCCTCGCCGAGCCGAAGCCCGCGGCGCCCCTCGAGAAGCGGGCTCCCAAGCTCGCGAAGAAGCCCGCGCCTCCGCCTTCAGAGGAGGCCGAGGCGGAGCAGGAGGAGGCTCCACCGCGTGGCAAGCCCTGGCGCTGGGTGCTGCTCTTCGCGCTCGCGGGGCTGGTGGCCCTGTTCGGCTCGGCGCTCATCGGAATGCTCTCCGGGGGCTCGGCGCCGTCCGCGCCCAAGGGCGGCGCTCCGGTGACGCGGCCCGGTGGCTCGCCGGGCACCCGCTCCCGGTGA
- a CDS encoding acyl-CoA dehydrogenase family protein yields the protein MHSVESIITEVIEPKAMEVDRYGVYPRAAMEALGKAGLLGLLSARDVGGRGEGLRAAATMVEQVGTACGSSGMVLCMHFCGAAVIEQHGPRDIREAIAAGRHVTTLALSEAGSRSHFWAPVSTALAVPEEGTVRLDAEKSWATSAGQADSYVWSSKPVEAKGMSTLWLVLGNAHGLSFPVAFDGMGLRGNSSSPIVARDVRVPRSAMLGKDGGGFDIMMGNVLPHFQVLGSACYLGIMEAATRKAAAHVTKTRLLHTGQSLADLATIRAYLARMRMKTDLVRGLIRDTLDALESKREDAQMRVLEVKAAVGELAPEVTELGMRVCGGAAYRKEVGIERHFRDARAVTVMSPTTDLLYDFIGKAMTGMPLFD from the coding sequence ATGCACTCCGTCGAGAGCATCATCACCGAAGTCATCGAGCCCAAGGCCATGGAGGTCGACCGGTACGGCGTCTATCCCCGGGCGGCGATGGAGGCGCTGGGCAAGGCGGGCCTGCTGGGGCTGCTCAGCGCGAGGGACGTGGGCGGAAGGGGCGAGGGGCTCCGGGCGGCGGCCACGATGGTGGAGCAGGTGGGGACGGCGTGTGGCTCCAGCGGCATGGTGCTGTGCATGCACTTCTGCGGCGCGGCGGTCATCGAGCAGCACGGGCCGCGAGACATCCGCGAGGCCATCGCGGCGGGGCGCCACGTGACGACGCTGGCCCTGTCGGAGGCGGGCTCGCGCAGTCACTTCTGGGCGCCAGTGAGCACCGCCCTCGCCGTGCCGGAGGAGGGCACCGTCCGGCTGGACGCGGAGAAGAGCTGGGCCACCTCCGCCGGCCAGGCCGACAGCTACGTCTGGTCGAGCAAGCCGGTGGAGGCCAAGGGCATGAGCACGCTCTGGCTGGTCCTGGGCAACGCCCACGGGCTGTCGTTCCCCGTGGCGTTCGATGGAATGGGCCTGCGGGGCAACTCCTCCAGCCCCATCGTGGCCCGGGACGTGCGGGTGCCCCGCTCGGCGATGCTCGGCAAGGACGGAGGCGGGTTCGACATCATGATGGGCAACGTGCTGCCCCACTTCCAGGTGCTGGGCTCCGCCTGCTACCTGGGCATCATGGAGGCCGCCACGCGCAAGGCGGCGGCGCACGTGACGAAGACGCGGCTGCTCCACACCGGGCAGTCCCTGGCCGACCTGGCCACCATCCGGGCCTACCTGGCGCGCATGCGCATGAAGACGGACCTGGTGCGCGGGCTGATCCGCGACACGCTGGATGCCCTCGAGTCGAAGCGCGAGGACGCGCAGATGCGGGTGCTCGAGGTGAAGGCCGCCGTGGGCGAGCTGGCCCCCGAGGTCACCGAGCTGGGCATGCGCGTGTGTGGTGGCGCGGCGTACCGCAAGGAAGTGGGCATCGAGCGGCACTTCCGCGACGCCCGCGCCGTCACCGTGATGTCCCCGACCACGGATCTGCTCTACGACTTCATCGGCAAGGCAATGACCGGAATGCCACTCTTCGACTGA
- a CDS encoding RNA polymerase sigma factor produces MKALETSLALAEAATEPSDEALCRAFLAGDEAAFGTLVERHRALVFSLLRRSTRRPEDAADLAQQAFLRALEASRRVFARWSPSGPAPFRAWLIRIALNLAKNHARQGRRWLQAVHLPETESPEESAHESLERTERERQVRAAVLTLPRRQREVLTLRVDGGLGFRDIAETLGITETNAKVNFHHAVKRLRAQVAEPSEEER; encoded by the coding sequence GTGAAGGCCCTGGAGACATCCCTGGCGTTGGCGGAGGCCGCCACCGAGCCGAGCGACGAGGCGCTCTGCCGTGCCTTCCTGGCCGGTGACGAGGCGGCCTTCGGCACGCTGGTGGAGCGGCACCGGGCCCTGGTCTTCTCCCTCCTGCGCCGCTCCACGCGCCGGCCCGAGGACGCGGCGGACCTCGCCCAGCAGGCCTTCCTGCGGGCCCTGGAGGCCTCGCGCCGCGTCTTCGCCCGCTGGAGCCCCTCGGGCCCCGCCCCCTTCCGGGCCTGGCTCATCCGCATCGCGCTCAACCTGGCGAAGAACCATGCCCGCCAGGGCCGGCGCTGGCTCCAGGCCGTGCACCTCCCGGAGACCGAGTCCCCGGAAGAGTCCGCGCACGAGTCGCTGGAGCGGACCGAACGGGAGCGGCAGGTGCGCGCGGCGGTGCTCACCCTGCCCCGCCGCCAGCGCGAGGTGCTGACCTTGCGAGTCGACGGGGGGCTGGGCTTCCGGGACATCGCCGAGACGCTCGGCATCACCGAGACGAACGCGAAGGTGAATTTCCATCACGCCGTGAAGCGCCTCCGGGCGCAGGTGGCGGAGCCGTCCGAGGAGGAGCGCTGA
- a CDS encoding TIGR02265 family protein: protein MAMDSAAARIKGSVLITRLNLLMKQGGTGRLQQVLQRLPPADRKVLESVIMPIGWYPLELNSRLDAAIADALSPRDRNKAFVEMGRASAEENLNGPHHVFIRKGDPHFLLSHSPEIYRLYYAVGSRTYEKTGPRSAVVRTVGAESVTEADCLTIVGWYERAIEMSGGRGVRIEQKKCRARGNGHCEYDCAWEL, encoded by the coding sequence ATGGCAATGGACAGCGCGGCCGCACGCATCAAGGGCAGTGTGCTCATCACGCGCCTCAATCTGTTGATGAAGCAGGGCGGGACCGGGCGTCTCCAACAGGTGCTCCAGCGCTTGCCTCCGGCCGATCGCAAGGTGCTCGAGAGCGTCATCATGCCCATCGGCTGGTACCCCCTGGAGCTCAACTCCCGCCTCGACGCGGCCATCGCCGATGCGCTCTCGCCCAGGGATCGCAACAAGGCCTTCGTCGAGATGGGCCGCGCCTCCGCCGAGGAGAATCTGAACGGCCCCCACCACGTGTTCATCCGCAAGGGGGATCCGCACTTCCTCCTCAGCCACTCGCCGGAGATCTACCGGCTCTACTACGCGGTGGGCTCGCGCACCTACGAGAAGACCGGACCCCGCAGCGCGGTGGTGCGCACCGTGGGCGCCGAGAGTGTCACCGAGGCCGACTGCCTCACCATCGTCGGCTGGTACGAGCGCGCCATCGAGATGAGCGGTGGCCGGGGCGTGCGCATCGAGCAGAAGAAGTGCCGTGCCCGGGGCAACGGCCACTGCGAGTACGACTGCGCCTGGGAGCTCTAG
- a CDS encoding pyridoxal phosphate-dependent decarboxylase family protein, translated as MTSLELTTDDFRRLAHRVSTLAEQWLTELDARAIAPALKGSDTEALFAEGLPEEGLKDAALDALGTVIAGTRAGNARFLGYVLGSGEPVGALGDYLASVLNQNVTAWRSSPTMVSMERAVVRGLAAAVGCPGFTGSLTGGGSSANLMGLTMAREAKAPANEEGSPSGVVYASTEVHMSIPKALALLGLGRRNLRLIPTDSDWRMRPEALEHAITGDVAAGRRPLAVVATAGTVNTGAVDPLKDVAAIARRHGLWMHVDGAFGALAAMAVPERFEGLALADSLSMDAHKWLYQPVDCGVLLYREAAAARRAFSFSGDYVRTLSTDSVEGFAFFDESLELSRRARALKPWLSVRYHGLRAFREAIRKDLENASHLAELVRAEPKLELLAPVPLSAVCFRYVAGLAEPERDAFNTRLMARLNARGRVYLSNATLSGRFALRACFVNHRTTAEDVRTVVAEVLATAKELQGT; from the coding sequence ATGACTTCGCTCGAGCTGACGACCGACGATTTCCGGCGCCTGGCCCACCGTGTCTCCACCCTCGCCGAGCAGTGGCTCACGGAGCTGGATGCACGCGCCATCGCTCCCGCCCTCAAGGGGAGTGACACCGAGGCCCTCTTCGCCGAGGGATTGCCCGAGGAGGGCCTGAAGGACGCGGCGCTGGACGCACTGGGCACGGTGATCGCCGGGACACGTGCGGGCAACGCGCGCTTTCTCGGGTACGTGCTCGGCTCGGGCGAGCCGGTGGGGGCGCTCGGGGACTACCTCGCGAGCGTGCTGAACCAGAACGTCACCGCGTGGCGCTCGTCCCCCACGATGGTGAGCATGGAGCGCGCGGTGGTGCGGGGACTGGCGGCGGCGGTGGGCTGCCCCGGCTTCACCGGGAGCCTCACGGGTGGAGGCTCCTCGGCCAACCTCATGGGTTTGACGATGGCGCGCGAGGCGAAGGCTCCGGCCAACGAGGAGGGCTCGCCCTCGGGGGTGGTGTACGCCTCCACGGAAGTACACATGTCCATCCCCAAGGCCCTGGCACTGCTCGGCCTGGGACGCAGGAACCTGCGCCTCATCCCCACGGACTCCGATTGGCGGATGCGCCCCGAGGCCCTCGAGCACGCCATCACCGGGGACGTGGCCGCCGGCAGGCGCCCGCTGGCCGTCGTCGCCACCGCGGGCACCGTCAACACCGGCGCGGTGGATCCGCTGAAGGACGTGGCGGCCATCGCCCGGAGACATGGGCTGTGGATGCACGTGGACGGGGCCTTCGGGGCCCTGGCGGCGATGGCCGTCCCCGAGCGCTTCGAGGGACTCGCGCTGGCGGACTCGCTCTCCATGGACGCGCACAAGTGGCTGTACCAGCCGGTGGACTGCGGGGTGTTGCTCTACCGGGAAGCCGCCGCCGCGCGCCGCGCCTTCTCCTTCTCCGGCGACTACGTGCGCACCCTGAGCACGGACAGCGTGGAGGGCTTCGCCTTCTTCGACGAGTCCCTGGAGCTCTCCCGCCGTGCGCGCGCGCTCAAGCCGTGGCTCTCGGTGCGCTACCATGGGCTGCGCGCCTTCCGGGAGGCCATCCGCAAGGACCTGGAGAACGCCTCGCATCTGGCGGAGCTCGTACGGGCGGAGCCGAAGCTGGAGCTGCTCGCGCCCGTGCCGCTGAGCGCGGTGTGCTTCCGCTACGTCGCGGGCCTGGCCGAGCCCGAGCGCGATGCCTTCAACACCCGGCTGATGGCACGCCTCAACGCGCGTGGACGCGTCTACCTCTCCAACGCCACGCTGTCGGGACGCTTCGCCCTGCGCGCCTGCTTCGTCAACCACCGCACCACGGCGGAGGACGTGCGGACGGTGGTGGCCGAGGTGCTCGCCACCGCGAAGGAGCTCCAGGGCACGTGA
- a CDS encoding alpha/beta fold hydrolase encodes MGQAIRKRNNVQVLGSGRDTLIFAHGFGSEQSAWRHQVKAFQDRYRIILFDHVGCGGSDFNAYSPQRYSGVHAYAEDLLELCEELKLSDTIFVGHSFSGMVGVLAAMVEPRRFRQLVFVKSTPRLLDDPESGYVGGFSRAELDAFFDAMASSYHTWASGFAPLAMGNPERPELGQEFARTLSSMRPDIALALARTIFQYDHRLDLPRLKVPTLIIHSGEDLAVPNPVGEYMARRIPLARMMTIAARGHLPHLSAPEAVNRAIDTYLHATA; translated from the coding sequence ATGGGCCAGGCCATCCGGAAACGCAACAACGTGCAGGTGCTCGGCAGTGGCCGGGACACGCTCATCTTCGCCCACGGCTTCGGCTCCGAGCAGAGCGCCTGGCGGCACCAGGTGAAGGCCTTCCAGGATCGCTACCGCATCATCCTCTTCGATCATGTGGGGTGCGGCGGGTCCGACTTCAACGCCTACAGCCCGCAGCGCTACAGCGGCGTTCACGCCTACGCCGAGGATCTGCTGGAGCTGTGCGAGGAGCTGAAGCTCTCCGACACCATCTTCGTGGGCCACTCCTTCAGTGGAATGGTGGGCGTGCTGGCGGCCATGGTGGAGCCCCGGCGCTTCCGCCAGCTCGTCTTCGTCAAGTCGACGCCCCGGCTCCTGGATGATCCGGAGTCGGGCTACGTGGGAGGCTTCAGCCGGGCGGAGCTCGACGCGTTCTTCGACGCCATGGCCTCCAGCTACCACACGTGGGCGAGCGGCTTCGCGCCCCTGGCCATGGGCAACCCCGAGCGGCCCGAGCTGGGCCAGGAGTTCGCCCGCACGCTGTCCTCCATGCGGCCGGACATCGCGCTGGCCCTCGCCCGGACGATCTTCCAGTACGACCATCGGCTCGACCTGCCGCGGTTGAAGGTGCCCACGCTCATCATCCACTCCGGGGAGGACCTCGCCGTGCCCAACCCGGTAGGCGAGTACATGGCCAGGCGCATTCCACTGGCGAGGATGATGACCATCGCCGCGCGTGGGCACCTGCCCCACCTGAGCGCTCCCGAGGCGGTGAACCGGGCCATCGACACCTACCTCCACGCGACGGCTTGA
- a CDS encoding 3-oxoacyl-[acyl-carrier-protein] synthase III C-terminal domain-containing protein, which yields MTRPSIAFLGLGSALPERVRTSADPIFDRIREAARAQGLSEASLFYGNREHRCLAPDESLASLTAKAGRAALEDAGVRPEQVDRLYGYVSVSEFVSPNALYQVHRELGLGSHALVVPVQADFGNFVMGTVLAWEAMLAGHSERALVAVGAGWTRNVDYAQGHAFGIGDGAGAAVLGAGERLVLVDYAADTFSDEYGAMTMRSRPEAGFTTPVYGLEPSRGVQAFLNTGMEGPPRLVERLLRKHGLTGDDITLVSHQATRKLLDHWNEKIRPREYLHTLEDCGNMVIASIPVTLARHHRELRTKYLVLFGIGIGAHQVALLVRV from the coding sequence ATGACGCGTCCTTCGATTGCCTTCCTGGGCCTGGGCTCCGCGCTGCCGGAGCGGGTCCGCACCAGCGCCGATCCCATCTTCGACCGCATCCGCGAGGCCGCCCGCGCGCAGGGGTTGTCCGAGGCCTCGCTCTTCTACGGCAACCGGGAGCACCGGTGCCTGGCGCCGGACGAGTCACTGGCCTCGCTCACGGCGAAGGCGGGGCGCGCGGCGCTGGAGGACGCGGGCGTGCGGCCGGAGCAGGTGGACCGGCTCTACGGCTACGTCTCCGTGTCCGAGTTCGTCTCGCCCAACGCGCTGTACCAGGTGCACCGGGAGCTGGGCCTGGGCTCGCACGCGTTGGTGGTGCCGGTGCAGGCGGATTTCGGCAACTTCGTCATGGGGACGGTGCTGGCCTGGGAGGCGATGCTGGCGGGGCACTCGGAGCGGGCGCTCGTGGCGGTGGGGGCGGGGTGGACGCGCAACGTGGACTACGCGCAGGGCCACGCCTTCGGCATCGGTGACGGAGCGGGCGCGGCCGTGCTGGGTGCCGGGGAGCGGCTCGTCCTGGTGGACTACGCCGCGGACACCTTCAGCGACGAGTACGGGGCCATGACGATGCGCTCCCGCCCCGAGGCCGGCTTCACCACCCCCGTGTACGGACTCGAGCCCTCCCGGGGCGTGCAGGCCTTCCTGAATACCGGCATGGAAGGGCCGCCGAGGCTCGTCGAGCGGCTGCTGCGCAAGCACGGGCTCACCGGGGATGACATCACCCTCGTGTCACACCAGGCCACGCGCAAGCTGCTGGACCACTGGAACGAGAAGATCCGCCCGCGCGAGTACCTGCACACCCTCGAGGACTGCGGCAACATGGTGATTGCCTCCATCCCCGTCACCCTGGCCCGCCACCACCGCGAGCTGCGCACGAAGTACCTCGTGCTCTTCGGCATCGGCATCGGCGCGCACCAGGTGGCCCTGCTGGTGCGCGTGTAG